In Rutidosis leptorrhynchoides isolate AG116_Rl617_1_P2 chromosome 6, CSIRO_AGI_Rlap_v1, whole genome shotgun sequence, the DNA window CTAAAGCTTTGTTCAACTTCAACGTCTTTTCCCCTAGTCGCAAGTAATCTTCTTTATCTTTTACCTCCAAAACCCTAATTATCTCTCTCATCTCCTCTTCTAATTCTAAACTCCACCCATTATTGTCTTGATGTTCTTTATTAGCCGATGTCCTTCGTTTTTCAGGCCACCATACCGCAGGCTCGGTCTTAGTTGGAAACTTTTCGAGCATGACACCAAGTAAAGGAAGAGGATATGCTCTATCTAAAGACAAAACTCTATTCATGGTTTCATTCACATAAGTTAGAGATGGGGTGCCTATGGCTATTTTGGTCTTGATTTCGCTTGCAAGTTGCTTGAATAATCGTGTAGCGTTTCTTTGTTCTTCAACAAGTTGTGATGGTTGGATCTTGTTTATGATCACCAACAAACCAGTGGCTGCCATATACAAGAAAGTAGATGATAGCTTAAGTGCTTCCAAAGGTGCACCGGGTACAATAGTCAGAGCTGATGCAATACCAGTCATGGTTGCAGCCGAAAGTGTGATGGTATTAATCGATGTTAATAAAAGACTATTCCAATTATTTCTTTGTTCTCCAATGTTCTTATGCATCTCCACTCGATCCGAAACAGCTTCTAATATTGTGTAAAGTTTCTCCATCACTTCATGATTAGGGTTTTTGTTGTGATTCTTGGGTGAGATTCTTGAAAAATCCATTTCTTCAACCAAACCTATGTTTGATTGAATATTTGGTACGAAGGTACTTATTAGATTGTTTTTTTGATTAATCTTTGGAAACTGAATAGAACTTCTTGATACATCTCTacgtgaagaagaagatgatgatgatgaagaactaGAGGAAGAAGAACACAAAAGGTTTAAAGCTTGATTGATGGTTGCCATGTTATTGTATATGATCAAttataatttttaaattttgttATTAACTAGCTAAGAAAAGGATTAGAATGAAGATTGTGTAAGAAAAATGGAATAGGTCTTGGTGTAAGAACGATAGTTAATTGGTTTGTTGGTGTTATTTGAAGGAAGTTAGTTATCTAGCTGTTTATATATAGCCGGAAAACAACAAAGAATTAGTCAAACTATTCAAATCTATTATTAACTAAGTTTGAATATGCAACAAGAATCGAAAAACTCGTTTTCTTGTGGCGGGTATTCACGGTCTTGTTTTGACCCTAAACCTTATTTGACATGAAATAAGTATTTGAAATGGTCTACTAAACATGAAAGTCTAAgtacattactattattactatactaTCG includes these proteins:
- the LOC139853191 gene encoding probable F-box protein At4g22030; translation: MATINQALNLLCSSSSSSSSSSSSSSRRDVSRSSIQFPKINQKNNLISTFVPNIQSNIGLVEEMDFSRISPKNHNKNPNHEVMEKLYTILEAVSDRVEMHKNIGEQRNNWNSLLLTSINTITLSAATMTGIASALTIVPGAPLEALKLSSTFLYMAATGLLVIINKIQPSQLVEEQRNATRLFKQLASEIKTKIAIGTPSLTYVNETMNRVLSLDRAYPLPLLGVMLEKFPTKTEPAVWWPEKRRTSANKEHQDNNGWSLELEEEMREIIRVLEVKDKEDYLRLGEKTLKLNKALAVAGPLLTGLGAIGSAFVVSYPQSSWAMVLGVMGGAIASVVNTVQHGGQVGMVFEMYRSNAGFFKMMVESIESNLSEKDVECRENGEVFEMKVALQLGRSLSELRDVAASSLRKGQDIREFGSKLF